A genomic segment from Anticarsia gemmatalis isolate Benzon Research Colony breed Stoneville strain chromosome 12, ilAntGemm2 primary, whole genome shotgun sequence encodes:
- the LOC142977241 gene encoding collagenase-like codes for MKSLLIVFALAALALAYEPIENNYHENVGIPEAARIMQAEQAMDFDGSRIVGGSAANAGAHPHLGGLVVTLTNGGTSVCGSSLLTNTRSVTAAHCWRDQRNQARQFVVVHGSNRLFSGGVRTTTSSVTVHGSYNPVNLNNDVAIINHNWVGYNNVIRNIALASGSANYVGTWAHAAGFGRTADGAAGAITNNQAKRQVRLQVITNAVCQQTYGSGNVIASTLCTSGAGGVSTCGGDSGGPLATSATGGILIGITSFGSTRGCQVGLPAGFARVTSFNAWIRARL; via the exons ATGAAGAGCTTGTTGATCGTGTTCGCACTCGCGGCGCTGGCGCTGGCCTATGAGCCGATAGAGAACAATTACCACGAGAATGTGGGCATCCCGGAGGCGGCACGCATCATGCAAGCCGAGCAGGCCATGGACTTCGACGGCAGCAGGATTGTCGGCGGCTCCGCGGCGAATGCTGGCGCCCACCCTCATCTG GGAGGACTAGTGGTCACGTTGACCAACGGCGGCACTTCCGTGTGCGGCTCGTCTCTGCTGACCAACACACGCTCCGTGACCGCTGCTCACTGCTGGAGGGACCAGCGTAACCAGGCGCGTCAGTTCGTGGTGGTGCACGGCTCAAACCGTCTGTTCTCCGGCGGAGTGCGCACCACCACCTCCAGTGTGACCGTGCACGGCAGCTACAACCCGGTCAACCTCAACAACGATGTCGCCATCATCAACCACAACTGGGTCGGCTACAACA ACGTGATCCGTAACATCGCTCTGGCCAGCGGCAGCGCCAACTACGTCGGCACGTGGGCGCACGCCGCCGGCTTCGGTAGAACTGCAGATG GAGCTGCGGGTGCAATCACTAACAACCAAGCCAAGAGGCAAGTGAGGCTGCAAGTGATCACCAACGCCGTGTGCCAGCAGACCTACGGCAGCGGCAACGTGATCGCCTCCACCCTGTGTACCAGCGGCGCCGGTGGAGTCAGCACTTGCGGCGGAGACTCCGGCGGTCCTCTCGCCACCTCTGCCACCGGTGGTATTTTG ATTGGTATCACGTCGTTCGGCTCGACGCGCGGGTGCCAGGTCGGTCTGCCGGCAGGGTTCGCCCGAGTGACGTCATTCAACGCCTGGATCCGAGCCAGGCTGTAA